Proteins encoded within one genomic window of Triticum aestivum cultivar Chinese Spring chromosome 2D, IWGSC CS RefSeq v2.1, whole genome shotgun sequence:
- the LOC123051557 gene encoding actin-related protein 2/3 complex subunit 5A: MSSAAYLDTDENLEALISRIEQKSRKIETLLKQSKPVEALKTALEGSPLKTRDERCKSANWIVVHRAMMAIRDIDGMFNSLDTEYYDILMKYLYRGLSTGDRPTCDQCLKIHEKLTERAGLGCILRSLADTVNTV; the protein is encoded by the exons ATGTCTTCGGCGGCGTACCTCGATACGGACGAGAACCTGGAGGCCCTCATCAGCCGCATCGAGCAGAAGTCCCGCAAGATCGAGACCCTCCTCAAGCA GTCGAAGCCGGTGGAGGCCCTGAAGACGGCGCTCGAGGGGTCGCCCCTCAAGACCCGTGACGAGCGATGCAAG TCGGCAAACTGGATCGTGGTGCACCGCGCAATGATGGCGATCAGGGACATCGATGGCATGTTCAACTCACTGGATACCGAGTACTATGACATCCTCATGAA GTACCTGTACAGAGGTCTGTCCACTGGTGACCGGCCGACGTGCGACCAGTGCCTCAAAATCCATGAGAAACTGACGGAGAGAGCAGGCTTAGGATGCATACTGCGGTCACTCGCCGAC